The Dioscorea cayenensis subsp. rotundata cultivar TDr96_F1 chromosome 7, TDr96_F1_v2_PseudoChromosome.rev07_lg8_w22 25.fasta, whole genome shotgun sequence genome includes a region encoding these proteins:
- the LOC120265518 gene encoding LOW QUALITY PROTEIN: probable galacturonosyltransferase 7 (The sequence of the model RefSeq protein was modified relative to this genomic sequence to represent the inferred CDS: inserted 2 bases in 1 codon) gives MKGHAGVAPQWKRRWRGPSLLVPALVVFSLLLPLAFLFGLLNHFPYGYLGDERPPPEEYEFGGHGHRLDGSLKLVQGEHSKVPNLVKKLDPDLAKDGAESIINPRNKVFYTKIDEDPVDSRTQFNLQANGNVANSHSDISFNPYSGQEEKPPPLDGLSPPQLASPKPRPAPNATNAPEPKRDGFVKNFSGDANGKSCQLEFGSYCLWSLEHKEVMVDSLVKRLKDQVFVARAYYPSIAKLPGQDNLSRELKLNIQEHERMLSDAIVDADLPLFVEKKMRKMDLSIAKAKSFAVDCNNVDKKLRQILDLTEDETHFHMKQSAFMYHLGVQTMPKSHHCLSMRLTVEYFRSPPIDIKQTYAHKLDNPLLRHHIIFSTNILAASVAINSTVMNSEETGNLVFHLLTDVQNYFAMKLWFARNSYKEATIHVLNFDKLLTDSSYGYGSXSLSPSEEYRVSIRSNEQPLPVQIRTAYLSVFGGSHFLLPQIFKHLNKVLILDDDVVVQRDLSFLWKLDLEGKVNGAMEFCGVRLDQLKSYLGSTAYNGNGCAWMSGLNIVDLNVWREQKVSDTYEHLLRKVQNRNEVSAKAAALPITLIAFQELIYALDDSTVLSGLGHSYGVSTDALRNAPVLHYNGNMKPWLELGIPSYKKFWRKYLTKEQFMDECNVSV, from the exons ATGAAAGGTCACGCCGGCGTGGCGCCGCAGTGGAAGCGGAGATGGCGAGGACCCTCGCTCTTGGTTCCTGCCCTTGTCGTCTTCTCGCTTCTCCTCCCCCTTGCGTTCCTCTTTGGACTTCTCAATCACTTTCCTTACG GGTATTTGGGCGATGAACGGCCGCCTCCG GAGGAATATGAATTTGGGGGTCATGGGCATCGTTTGGATGGCAGCCTTAAATTGGTCCAG GGTGAGCACTCAAAGGTTCCTAATCTTGTTAAAAAGCTCGACCCGGATTTAGCAAAG gaTGGTGCTGAAAGCATTATCAACCCTCGCAATAAGGTCTTCTACACAAAAATTGATGAGGATCCTGTAGATAGTAGAACGCAGTTCAACCTGCAAGCAAACGGAAATGTTGCCAACTCCCATTCTGATATAAGTTTCAACCCCTACAGTGGTCAAGAAGAAAAACCTCCTCCCTTAGACG GTCTATCCCCACCACAATTAGCTTCACCAAAGCCACGTCCAGCTCCAAATGCAACG AATGCTCCTGAACCCAAAAGAGATGGCTTTGTAAAAAATTTCAGTGGTGATGCTAATGGTAAATCTTGTCAGCTTGAGTTTGGGAGTTACTGCCTTTGGTCCTTGGAGCATAAAGAAGTAATGGTGGATTCTTTAGTGAAGAGACTTAAAGATCAAGTTTTTGTGGCCAGAGCATACTACCCAAGCATTGCTAAGCTTCCTGGTCAAGATAATCTGTCCCGTGAGCTGAAGCTGAATATTCAAGAACATGAGCGCATGCTTAgtgatgcaattgttgatgCCGATTTACCACTGTT tgttGAAAAGAAGATGAGGAAGATGGATCTGTCTATTGCAAAAGCTAAATCATTTGCTGTGGATTGCAATAATGTTGACAAAAAACTGAGACAGATACTTGACCTAACTGAGGATGAAACTCATTTTCATATGAAGCAGAGTGCTTTCATGTATCACCTTGGTGTTCAGACTATGCCCAAAAGTCATCACTGTTTGTCGATGAGATTGACTGTTGAATATTTCAGATCTCCCCCCATTGATATCAAGCAGACATATGCTCACAAACTAGACAATCCCTTGTTGAGGCATCATATTATATTTTCCACAAACATTCTTGCTGCATCTGTTGCTATCAACTCAACTGTGATGAATTCTGAG GAAACTGGGAATTTGGTTTTTCATCTGCTGACAGATGTGCAGAATTACTTTGCTATGAAACTCTGGTTTGCCAGAAATTCTTACAAGGAAGCTACTATTCATGTTCTTAACTTTGATAAACTTCTAACTGACTCCTCTTATGGTTATGGTTC TTCATTATCACCATCTGAGGAATATCGTGTTTCCATTCGTTCTAATGAACAACCACTCCCTGTGCAAATCAGAACCGCGTACTTATCAGTATTTGGTGGTTCACactttcttcttcctcaaaTATTCAAACATCTTAACAAGGTGTTAAttttggatgatgatgttgttgttcAACGGGACTTGTCATTTTTATGGAAACTTGATTTGGAAGGGAAAGTGAACGGCGCCATGGAGTTTTGTGGGGTGAGATTAGATCAGCTGAAATCTTATTTGGGATCTACTGCATATAATGGGAATGGTTGTGCCTGGATGTCTGGACTGAATATTGTTGATTTGAATGTGTGGAGGGAGCAAAAAGTGAGCGACACCTATGAGCACCTGCTTCGAAAG GTGCAGAACAGGAATGAAGTATCAGCCAAGGCTGCTGCACTGCCGATAACGCTGATTGCATTTCAAGAGCTTATATATGCTCTAGATGATTCAACTGTTCTCTCCGGACTTGGTCATAGCTACGGGGTTAGCACAGATGCTTTAAGGAATGCCCCCGTATTGCATTACAACGGCAACATGAAACCTTGGCTTGAACTCGGTATACCAAGCTACAAGAAGTTCTGGAGGAAGTATCTTACAAAAGAACAATTCATGGATGAATGCAATGTGAGTGTATAA